One part of the Aspergillus fumigatus Af293 chromosome 7, whole genome shotgun sequence genome encodes these proteins:
- the nscE gene encoding NAD-dependent epimerase nscE, whose translation MHIFITGATGFIGRVVSELAIQQGHTVHGLSRSPQGDEILTSIGAIPIRGDLATHNILREQSAKADAVFHLAFDHDFGKSYDQIIKLDTEAVDALAAPLVGTSKPLIAASGILTVRPDQGDCVVNESAPYTKNTRVRRHVCEENALSWAERGVRVNVVRLPPYVYGRANETGFAARMVRMAVDNGVSGYIASVKDRCVTSVYVDDAAALFLLLASDKTVKAGEIFHGTADWDTTYGMLAKAIGRAVGVPVRQFEREEAEERWGAFLSSFFGLIIRASNGKAVEKLGWKPSGPSLVEELETGSYRQVAERFKQMKN comes from the coding sequence ATGCACATCTTCATAACCGGTGCAACGGGCTTCATCGGCCGCGTCGTTAGTGAACTCGCTATCCAACAAGGCCACACTGTTCACGGCCTCTCCCGCAGCCCCCAAGGCGATGAGATTCTCACGTCGATCGGGGCCATCCCCATCCGAGGCGACCTAGCCACACACAACATTCTACGTGAACAATCGGCAAAAGCAGACGCCGTCTTCCACCTCGCCTTCGACCATGACTTTGGCAAATCCTACGAccaaatcatcaagctcgaCACTGAGGCCGTCGACGCCCTCGCCGCCCCGCTAGTCGGAACCTCCAAGCCCCTCATCGCCGCAAGCGGGATACTCACCGTGCGCCCTGACCAAGGTGACTGCGTCGTCAACGAATCAGCACCCTATACCAAAAACACCAGGGTCAGGCGGCATGTGTGCGAGGAGAATGCGCTGTCGTGGGCGGAGCGGGGGGTGCGGGTCAATGTGGTCCGCTTGCCGCCGTATGTGTACGGCCGGGCAAACGAGACGGGGTTCGCGGCAAGAATGGTCCGCATGGCAGTTGATAATGGGGTGAGCGGGTATATTGCGTCTGTCAAAGACAGGTGCGTGACCAGTGTGTATGTGGACGATGCAGCGGCgttgttcttgctgctggcatCAGACAAGACGGTTAAAGCCGGAGAGATATTCCATGGGACGGCCGACTGGGATACGACGTATGGGATGCTGGCCAAAGCTATTGGGCGGGCAGTTGGGGTCCCGGTCAGACAATTCGAgcgggaggaggcggaggagaggTGGGGGGCTTTCCTGTCAAGCTTCTTTGGGCTGATAATTCGGGCTTCGAATGGGAAggctgtcgagaagctggGGTGGAAACCGTCAGGGCCGAGCTTggtggaggagttggaaaCGGGGAGTTATCGACAGGTAGCGGAGAGGTTtaagcagatgaagaactAG
- a CDS encoding Zn(II)2Cys6 transcription factor — MASEDLAARQGAGSNVPVVRSRGASACEKCRLRKTKCDNRRPSCGFCLKRRVTCVYQDDNNAGLITGADILQAVNRVASLIEAQQREQRQQHQWMPCASCGSCVTPARGSTSQAEFPSACSQPDTANLGPGDPSPRETFRPQGAESVLRWQILASSSPPARCLFAQPVAEADQPYSLPDMSYSQLSRLESKYIEVLHTKNPILDLTELHRMVLHIAENGPDWSTQTCLVALVCAIAVLSEPYPGTVMRSGAQSTPSLHQDDESGADDKLSLQFWNIALKRLGYAMRENSVEAVQSLVLAGIWYMHRMEPLEAWKHFNLAGAAWNTLRLTRFPLWDLKHNRDSTSNELTILQALYFTIWKSECKLRLELPVPGPSLTNTTDFPLAFPQPPRLGSEPSTPDASESERSWYYYLTEIAARHLLNRLVQMNSECADTLTERQVSLLIGHAEILQAQIFDWYTSLPSMFHFTIPDGYDADFQSDPMIFVLQHRYFTLRELVARPFVRLVVDGLLDGMDPLLRARARSFASESIQFCMLKLSQTVAYRHQGNWYMLRSITTASLILASVHLAQCRLREREAAGATPTSESLMPPEAWISRVKDAVELAQPFFDEPSGGASNMKQIILAALEAAQQRSAWCGWRNYGKE; from the exons ATGGCAAgtgaagatcttgctgcTCGCCAAGGCGCCGGTTCTAATGTTCCCGTCGTCAGATCTCGTGGTGCTAGTGCCTGCGAGAAATGCCGTCTTCGAAAGACAAAGTGCGACAACAGGCGCCCAAGTTGCGGATTTTGTTTGAAGCGACGGGTCACTTGCGTATACCAGGATGACAACAATGCAGG ACTGATAACAGGGGCGGACATCCTCCAAGCGGTCAACAGGGTGGCGAGCTTGATTGAAGCTCAACAGAGAGAACAACGGCAGCAGCATCAGTGGATGCCATGTGCATCTTGTGGGTCTTGCGTGACGCCTGCTAGGGGTTCGACTTCACAGGCCGAGTTTCCGTCAGCTTGCAGCCAACCAGACACTGCCAATCTAGGGCCGGGCGACCCGTCGCCCCGCGAGACCTTTCGACCTCAAGGGGCCGAATCGGTCCTTCGCTGGCAAATATTGGCCTCGAGCTCTCCCCCGGCTCGGTGTCTCTTTGCACAGCCGGTGGCCGAGGCCGATCAGCCTTACTCGCTGCCCGATATGAGCTATTCCCAGCTCTCGCGTCTGGAGTCGAAGTACATTGAAGTTCTTCATACAAAGAATCCGATTCTAGATCTGACTGAACTACATCGTATGGTGCTTCACATCGCGGAGAATGGGCCGGATTGGTCCACCCAAACCTGCTTGGTAGCCCTGGTCTGCGCGATTGCCGTCCTTTCTGAGCCCTATCCAGGGACAGTAATGAGATCGGGGGCGCAGTCAACGCCTTCACTGCACCAGGACGATGAGAGCGGCGCCGACGACAAGTTGTCACTGCAGTTTTGGAACATTGCTCTGAAACGTCTCGGCTACGCAATGCGTGAGAACAGTGTTGAGGCTGTCCAAAGCCTGGTGCTAGCAGGAATTTGGTATATGCATCGAATGGAACCCCTGGAAGCCTGGAAACACTTCAACCTCGCTGGCGCAGCTTGGAACACCCTGAGGTTAACTCGATTTCCACTCTGGGATCTCAAACACAATAGAGATTCGACATCCAACGAGCTCACTATACTGCAAGCGCTCTACTTCACGATCTGGAAGTCGGAATGCAAATTGCGACTGGAATTGCCGGTACCAGGTCCCTCTCTCACCAACACTACGGATTTCCCGCTGGCGTTTCCCCAGCCGCCCAGGCTTGGTTCGGAACCGTCGACGCCCGATGCATCAGAGAGCGAGAGAAGTTGGTATTATTACCTCACAGAGATTGCGGCGCGACATCTGCTCAACCGTTTGGTGCAAATGAACTCGGAGTGTGCCGACACGCTTACGGAGAGGCAGGTGTCCCTTCTGATCGGCCATGCTGAGATATTGCAGGCTCAAATATTCGACTGGTATACTTCGTTGCCATCCATGTTCCATTTTACCATCCCAGACGGGTACGATGCCGATTTCCAATCGGATCCCATGATATTTGTGCTTCAGCATCGGTATTTTACCCTCCGTGAGCTCGTCGCAAGACCTTTTGTACGGCTTGTGGTTGATGGGCTCCTTGACGGAATGGATCCTTTGCTTCGTGCCCGAGCTCGGTCATTCGCGTCAGAGAGCATACAATTCTGTATGCTCAAACTGTCCCAAACCGTCGCATACCGTCATCAAGGAAACTGGTATATGCTGCGATCCATAACGACTGCGTCTTTGATTCTGGCCTCGGTTCATCTGGCTCAATGCCGGCTACGGGAGCGCGAAGCTGCCGGAGCCACACCAACATCAGAGAGCCTGATGCCGCCAGAAGCTTGGATCTCGCGAGTCAAGGATGCTGTGGAGTTAGCCCAGCCCTTTTTCGACGAACCGAGCGGTGGCGCTTCGAATATGAAACAGATAATCTTGGCCGCACTGGAAGCTGCCCAGCAACGTTCGGCGTGGTGCGGTTGGAGGAACTATGGAAAAGAGTAA